A DNA window from Arachis duranensis cultivar V14167 chromosome 3, aradu.V14167.gnm2.J7QH, whole genome shotgun sequence contains the following coding sequences:
- the LOC107478717 gene encoding protein FAR-RED ELONGATED HYPOCOTYL 3-like, with amino-acid sequence MVAHEYRHKELLLQFQSINSVSVMTTCLKSIERHATTVYTREVFWDVKKEIEGVGALNQINKRRILNTMVYTLEEYENPNVHIIASFGRSTSKVSCQCNLWKKYGYLCKHMFFVMKAEHLKEMPDKLVLRRWRADAKSPE; translated from the coding sequence ATGGTCGCCCACGAGTATCGGCATAAGGAGTTGCTGCTCCAGTTTCAGTCCATCAACTCGGTTTCAGTTATGACTACCTGCCTGAAAAGTATTGAGAGGCATGCCACTACGGTATACACAAGAGAAGTGTTTTGGGATGTCAAGAAGGAGATTGAAGGGGTAGGTGCGTTGAACCAGATTAACAAAAGAAGGATATTGAATACAATGGTATACACCCTTGAGGAATATGAGAATCCTAATGTGCACATAATAGCGTCCTTCGGCCGGTCGACTAGCAAAGTAAGTTGTCAATGTAACTTATGGAAGAAGTATGGATATCTATGCAAGCACATGTTCTTTGTGATGAAGGCAGAGCACTTGAAGGAAATGCCCGATAAGCTCGTTCTCAGGAGGTGGAGAGCCGATGCAAAATCCCCTGAATAG